One window of Globicephala melas chromosome 2, mGloMel1.2, whole genome shotgun sequence genomic DNA carries:
- the CYP1A1 gene encoding cytochrome P450 1A1 isoform X1, translating to MFSVFGLSIPISATELLLASATFCLVFWVVRAWQPRVPKGLKSPPGPWSWPLIGHVLTLGKSPHLALSRLSQRYGDVLQIRIGCTPVLVLSGLDTIRQALVRQGDDFKGRPDLYSFTLVGDGQSMTFNPDSGPVWAARRRLAQNALNSFSVASDPASSSSCYLEEHVSKEAKHLISKFQELMAESGRFDPYRYVVVSVANVICAMCFGRRYDHESQELLSILTLSNEFGEVAASGNLADFIPILRYLPNTALDVFKDLNQRFYIFMQKMLKEHYKTFEKGHIRDITDSLIEHCQHKRLDENSNIQVSDEKIVNVVMDLFGAGFDTVTTAISWSLMYLVTSPRVQKKIQEELDTVIGSARQPRLSDRPQLPYLEAFILETFRHSSFMPFTIPHSTTRDTSLNGFYIPKGRCVFVNQWQSNHDQKLWDNPSAFWPERFLTAGGTINKALSEKVILFGLGKRKCIGETIARGEVFLFLAILLQQVEFRVTPGVKVDMTPIYGLTMKHAPCEHFQVHMRS from the exons ATGTTCTCTGTGTTTGGACTCTCCATCCCCATCTCGGCCACAGAGCTTCTCCTGGCCTCTGCCACCTTCTGCCTGGTATTCTGGGTGGTCAGGGCCTGGCAGCCTCGGGTCCCTAAAGGCCTGAAGAGTCCACCAGGGCCCTGGAGCTGGCCCCTGATCGGGCACGTGCTGACCTTGGGGAAGAGCCCACACTTGGCCCTGTCGCGGCTGAGCCAGCGCTATGGAGACGTGCTGCAGATCCGCATTGGCTGCACACCCGTGCTGGTGCTCAGCGGCCTGGACACCATCCGGCAGGCCCTGGTGCGGCAGGGTGATGATTTCAAGGGCCGGCCTGACCTCTACAGCTTCACCTTAGTCGGTGATGGCCAGAGTATGACCTTCAACCCAGACTCTGGACCAGTGTGGGCTGCCCGGCGACGCCTGGCCCAGAATGCTCTCAACTCCTTCTCCGTTGCCTCAGACCCGGCTTCCTCATCCTCCTGTTACCTGGAAGAGCATGTGAGCAAGGAGGCCAAGCACCTCATCAGCAAGTTCCAGGAGCTGATGGCAGAGTCTGGGCGCTTTGACCCCTACAGGTATGTAGTGGTGTCAGTGGCCAATGTCATCTGTGCCATGTGCTTTGGCCGACGCTATGACCATGAGAGCCAAGAGCTGCTTAGCATACTCACTCTGAGTAATGAGTTCGGGGAGGTGGCTGCCTCTGGGAACCTAGCCGACTTCATCCCTATCCTCCGTTACCTGCCCAACACTGCCCTGGATGTCTTCAAGGACTTGAATCAGAGGTTCTACATTTTCATGCAGAAGATGCTCAAGGAACACTATAAAACGTTTGAGAAG GGCCACATTCGGGACATCACAGACAGCCTGATTGAGCACTGTCAGCACAAGAGACTGGACGAGAATTCCAATATCCAGGTGTCAGATGAGAAGATCGTTAATGTCGTTATGGACCTCTTTGGAGCTG GGTTTGACACAGTCACAACTGCCATCTCCTGGAGCCTCATGTACCTGGTGACAAGCCCCAGGGTGCAGAAAAAGATTCAGGAGGAGCTGG ACACAGTGATTGGCAGCGCACGGCAGCCCCGGCTCTCTGACAGACCCCAGCTGCCCTATTTGGAGGCGTTCATTCTGGAGACCTTCCGACATTCCTCTTTCATGCCCTTCACCATCCCCCACAG taCCACAAGAGACACAAGTCTGAATGGCTTTTACATCCCCAAGGGGCGCTGTGTCTTTGTAAACCAGTGGCAGAGCAACCATGACCA GAAGCTGTGGGATAATCCATCTGCTTTCTGGCCAGAACGGTTTCTCACCGCTGGTGGCACCATTAACAAAGCTCTCAGTGAGAAGGTGATTCTTTTCGGTTTGGGCAAGCGGAAGTGCATCGGTGAGACCATCGCCCGCGGGGAGGTCTTTCTCTTCCTGGCCATCCTCCTGCAGCAGGTGGAATTCCGTGTGACCCCGGGTGTGAAGGTGGACATGACCCCCATTTACGGGCTGACCATGAAGCATGCCCCCTGTGAGCACTTCCAGGTGCACATGCGCTCTTAG
- the CYP1A1 gene encoding cytochrome P450 1A1 isoform X2, whose product MFSVFGLSIPISATELLLASATFCLVFWVVRAWQPRVPKGLKSPPGPWSWPLIGHVLTLGKSPHLALSRLSQRYGDVLQIRIGCTPVLVLSGLDTIRQALVRQGDDFKGRPDLYSFTLVGDGQSMTFNPDSGPVWAARRRLAQNALNSFSVASDPASSSSCYLEEHVSKEAKHLISKFQELMAESGRFDPYRYVVVSVANVICAMCFGRRYDHESQELLSILTLSNEFGEVAASGNLADFIPILRYLPNTALDVFKDLNQRFYIFMQKMLKEHYKTFEKGHIRDITDSLIEHCQHKRLDENSNIQVSDEKIVNVVMDLFGAGFDTVTTAISWSLMYLVTSPRVQKKIQEELDTVIGSARQPRLSDRPQLPYLEAFILETFRHSSFMPFTIPHRKLWDNPSAFWPERFLTAGGTINKALSEKVILFGLGKRKCIGETIARGEVFLFLAILLQQVEFRVTPGVKVDMTPIYGLTMKHAPCEHFQVHMRS is encoded by the exons ATGTTCTCTGTGTTTGGACTCTCCATCCCCATCTCGGCCACAGAGCTTCTCCTGGCCTCTGCCACCTTCTGCCTGGTATTCTGGGTGGTCAGGGCCTGGCAGCCTCGGGTCCCTAAAGGCCTGAAGAGTCCACCAGGGCCCTGGAGCTGGCCCCTGATCGGGCACGTGCTGACCTTGGGGAAGAGCCCACACTTGGCCCTGTCGCGGCTGAGCCAGCGCTATGGAGACGTGCTGCAGATCCGCATTGGCTGCACACCCGTGCTGGTGCTCAGCGGCCTGGACACCATCCGGCAGGCCCTGGTGCGGCAGGGTGATGATTTCAAGGGCCGGCCTGACCTCTACAGCTTCACCTTAGTCGGTGATGGCCAGAGTATGACCTTCAACCCAGACTCTGGACCAGTGTGGGCTGCCCGGCGACGCCTGGCCCAGAATGCTCTCAACTCCTTCTCCGTTGCCTCAGACCCGGCTTCCTCATCCTCCTGTTACCTGGAAGAGCATGTGAGCAAGGAGGCCAAGCACCTCATCAGCAAGTTCCAGGAGCTGATGGCAGAGTCTGGGCGCTTTGACCCCTACAGGTATGTAGTGGTGTCAGTGGCCAATGTCATCTGTGCCATGTGCTTTGGCCGACGCTATGACCATGAGAGCCAAGAGCTGCTTAGCATACTCACTCTGAGTAATGAGTTCGGGGAGGTGGCTGCCTCTGGGAACCTAGCCGACTTCATCCCTATCCTCCGTTACCTGCCCAACACTGCCCTGGATGTCTTCAAGGACTTGAATCAGAGGTTCTACATTTTCATGCAGAAGATGCTCAAGGAACACTATAAAACGTTTGAGAAG GGCCACATTCGGGACATCACAGACAGCCTGATTGAGCACTGTCAGCACAAGAGACTGGACGAGAATTCCAATATCCAGGTGTCAGATGAGAAGATCGTTAATGTCGTTATGGACCTCTTTGGAGCTG GGTTTGACACAGTCACAACTGCCATCTCCTGGAGCCTCATGTACCTGGTGACAAGCCCCAGGGTGCAGAAAAAGATTCAGGAGGAGCTGG ACACAGTGATTGGCAGCGCACGGCAGCCCCGGCTCTCTGACAGACCCCAGCTGCCCTATTTGGAGGCGTTCATTCTGGAGACCTTCCGACATTCCTCTTTCATGCCCTTCACCATCCCCCACAG GAAGCTGTGGGATAATCCATCTGCTTTCTGGCCAGAACGGTTTCTCACCGCTGGTGGCACCATTAACAAAGCTCTCAGTGAGAAGGTGATTCTTTTCGGTTTGGGCAAGCGGAAGTGCATCGGTGAGACCATCGCCCGCGGGGAGGTCTTTCTCTTCCTGGCCATCCTCCTGCAGCAGGTGGAATTCCGTGTGACCCCGGGTGTGAAGGTGGACATGACCCCCATTTACGGGCTGACCATGAAGCATGCCCCCTGTGAGCACTTCCAGGTGCACATGCGCTCTTAG